One Paraburkholderia agricolaris DNA segment encodes these proteins:
- a CDS encoding amidohydrolase family protein has product MNDKQQVDILIEHGCVITLDPARHVIEDGAVAIRGDRIVAVGETRALAQQYQADRVVDARRKAVLPGLIDAHAHAGHAMLRTIGGANGNAWSAACEAIYTRASDETFWEMESHLAALERLKAGVTTGVSLLGGGDSIMRVDDPVYARRHCDAVVKTGTRSIVAVGPSRPPEPRAYTRHDANGSVTREIDFEQMYDVCKDIVDACHGDANGRIQIALTLPVYAPQHYPEHAAHEQVFRHQAGRYAELAQERGLSLTQDGHRTGTLDFAHRELGLLNAKSFMSHAIDLNAADIAACVETGASIVHNPSAIMSIIGRCPVPELIDAGVTVAIGSDGAAPDRGYDMFRHMWQCMHYHRRHFRDPDILPHGKVLEMVTIDAAKALSIDHELGSLEAGKLADIILIDLYKPHLMPMNMPVHRVTCFANAGDVCMTMVGGRILMENYRVLSVDEGGILERVTAAADLAFDRAGLRHLLETPPTLWRGSHY; this is encoded by the coding sequence ATGAACGATAAGCAACAGGTCGACATACTGATCGAACACGGCTGCGTGATTACGCTCGATCCCGCACGCCACGTTATCGAAGACGGCGCGGTGGCAATCAGGGGCGATCGCATCGTCGCCGTCGGCGAGACTCGCGCACTTGCGCAGCAGTACCAGGCAGACCGCGTGGTCGATGCCCGCCGCAAAGCCGTTCTGCCAGGCCTGATCGACGCTCATGCCCACGCCGGTCACGCCATGCTCAGAACCATAGGCGGCGCGAACGGCAATGCGTGGTCGGCGGCGTGCGAGGCGATCTATACACGCGCCTCGGACGAAACGTTCTGGGAAATGGAATCGCATCTTGCGGCACTGGAGCGCCTGAAGGCCGGCGTGACGACAGGCGTGTCGCTGCTCGGCGGCGGAGACTCGATCATGCGCGTCGACGACCCCGTCTATGCGCGGCGCCACTGTGACGCGGTGGTTAAAACGGGCACTCGCTCGATCGTCGCGGTGGGACCCTCGCGACCGCCCGAGCCGCGCGCCTACACCCGGCACGATGCGAACGGCAGCGTGACGCGCGAGATCGATTTCGAGCAAATGTACGACGTATGCAAGGACATCGTCGACGCATGCCATGGCGACGCCAATGGCCGCATCCAGATTGCGCTGACGCTGCCCGTCTATGCACCGCAGCACTACCCGGAGCACGCGGCACACGAACAGGTTTTCCGGCATCAAGCCGGGCGCTACGCGGAGTTGGCCCAGGAACGCGGCCTAAGCCTGACGCAGGATGGTCACCGCACCGGCACGCTGGATTTCGCACATCGGGAACTGGGACTGCTGAACGCGAAGTCGTTCATGTCGCACGCCATCGATCTGAACGCCGCGGACATCGCCGCGTGCGTCGAAACAGGCGCCTCGATCGTGCATAACCCAAGCGCGATCATGTCGATTATCGGCCGTTGTCCTGTGCCGGAACTCATCGACGCCGGCGTGACGGTGGCGATCGGCTCGGATGGCGCGGCGCCCGATCGCGGCTACGACATGTTCCGCCACATGTGGCAATGCATGCATTACCACCGTCGTCATTTTCGTGACCCGGACATCCTGCCGCACGGCAAGGTGCTCGAAATGGTCACGATCGACGCCGCCAAAGCCTTGTCGATCGATCATGAACTCGGTTCGCTCGAAGCGGGCAAGCTGGCCGACATCATTCTGATCGACCTCTATAAACCGCACCTCATGCCGATGAATATGCCCGTTCATCGCGTCACCTGCTTCGCGAATGCCGGCGACGTGTGCATGACGATGGTCGGCGGCAGAATTCTGATGGAGAACTACCGGGTGCTGTCGGTCGACGAAGGCGGCATTCTCGAACGAGTGACGGCGGCTGCGGATCTCGCGTTCGACCGCGCAGGTCTGCGTCATCTGCTGGAAACCCCGCCAACGCTGTGGCGAGGCAGCCACTATTGA
- a CDS encoding amidohydrolase family protein: MTRSLLLSNVRLADGQPVSVSIADGRIAALGAQVEAQPGGLVEDGGGALLLPGFVEGHTHIDKTNWGQSWYRNEVGPALTDRISNEREWRKTSGHDAATQSLALARAFVQAGTTRLRTHVDIDTDARLRYLDGVFSTRQTLSDVLDMQIVAFPQSGMLIRPGTVELLGSALAAGADVLGALDPALIDGDPVASLNATFELAERYHKPIDIHLHEPGEVGAFTLKLLLDRVEAMGMQAQVVVSHAFCLGALPERERDALLERIAHLRVALLTSAPPSRPVPPLKLCRDKGITIFGGNDGIRDTWSPYGVPDMLERAMLIGMRYDLRRDDDIAIAFDCVSNAAAQGCGFSDYGLHVGARADLVLVDAQSVAQAVVSRPKRRLVLANGRIVARNGELVDAV; encoded by the coding sequence ATGACCCGCTCCCTGCTTCTCTCCAATGTCCGGCTGGCTGACGGCCAACCGGTTTCCGTTTCCATCGCCGACGGCCGCATCGCGGCACTCGGCGCGCAGGTCGAAGCGCAACCCGGCGGGCTCGTTGAAGACGGCGGCGGCGCGTTGCTGTTGCCGGGTTTTGTCGAAGGGCATACGCACATCGACAAAACCAACTGGGGCCAGTCGTGGTATCGCAACGAGGTTGGACCGGCGCTAACCGACCGGATCAGCAACGAGCGCGAATGGCGCAAAACGTCGGGGCACGATGCGGCCACCCAGTCGCTCGCGCTGGCACGGGCATTCGTGCAGGCAGGCACGACGCGCCTGCGCACTCACGTCGATATCGATACCGATGCGCGGCTGCGTTACCTCGATGGCGTGTTCAGCACACGGCAGACACTGAGCGATGTGCTGGACATGCAGATCGTTGCATTTCCCCAATCGGGAATGTTGATCCGCCCCGGCACGGTCGAACTGCTCGGCAGCGCGCTCGCCGCAGGCGCCGACGTGCTTGGCGCGCTCGATCCCGCCTTGATCGACGGCGATCCCGTCGCCTCGCTGAACGCGACGTTTGAGCTAGCGGAACGCTATCACAAGCCAATCGACATTCATCTGCACGAACCCGGCGAAGTCGGCGCATTCACGCTGAAACTGCTGCTCGATCGCGTCGAGGCGATGGGCATGCAAGCCCAGGTGGTCGTGAGCCACGCGTTCTGCCTCGGCGCCTTGCCGGAACGTGAACGTGACGCGCTGCTGGAGCGGATCGCGCATCTGCGCGTGGCGCTTCTGACCAGCGCGCCGCCGTCCCGTCCGGTTCCACCGCTCAAGCTTTGCAGAGACAAAGGCATCACCATCTTCGGCGGCAACGATGGCATTCGCGACACCTGGTCACCGTATGGCGTACCGGACATGCTCGAACGCGCAATGCTGATCGGCATGCGTTACGACTTGCGACGCGACGACGACATCGCGATTGCGTTCGACTGCGTGAGCAACGCGGCCGCCCAAGGTTGCGGTTTCAGCGACTACGGTCTGCACGTCGGCGCACGCGCGGATCTGGTGCTGGTCGATGCTCAATCCGTCGCGCAGGCCGTGGTTAGCCGGCCCAAACGCCGCCTGGTCTTGGCGAATGGACGCATCGTCGCGCGTAACGGCGAACTGGTCGATGCTGTGTAA
- a CDS encoding transporter substrate-binding domain-containing protein: protein MKQRLLPALAAAALALVAAQPAQAETLRFGTDPTYPPYEYKLPSGQLVGLDIEIGNSLCAAAHVKCEWVEGSFDGLIAGLQSRKFDAINASLAATASRRAVMDFTTPLYPADIRLVAAKTAHLQPNGTSLAGKRIGVLQGSTQAVFAKQNWATHGVSIVEYQDQNSVYADLLNGRLDGTLVVGAAAQLGFLAKPEGRNFELAGPQIVDPAMLSASSVIGVRKTDAHTLQMLDAAIAQLKQNGTIERLTHKYLDAGASTK, encoded by the coding sequence ATGAAGCAGCGCTTGCTGCCGGCACTCGCTGCCGCCGCCCTTGCCCTTGTTGCCGCCCAGCCGGCGCAGGCCGAAACCTTGCGCTTCGGCACCGATCCGACCTATCCGCCGTACGAATACAAATTGCCGAGCGGCCAGCTCGTGGGGCTCGACATCGAGATCGGCAATAGCCTGTGCGCTGCCGCGCATGTGAAATGCGAATGGGTGGAGGGCAGTTTCGACGGACTGATCGCCGGGTTGCAATCGCGCAAATTCGATGCGATCAATGCGTCGCTTGCGGCCACGGCTTCACGACGCGCGGTGATGGATTTCACGACGCCGCTGTATCCCGCGGATATTCGCCTCGTTGCCGCGAAGACCGCTCACTTGCAGCCCAATGGGACGTCGCTGGCCGGCAAGCGTATCGGCGTGCTGCAAGGTTCGACGCAGGCGGTGTTCGCGAAGCAGAACTGGGCTACGCACGGTGTGTCGATCGTCGAGTATCAGGATCAGAACAGCGTGTATGCCGACCTGCTGAACGGACGGCTCGACGGTACACTGGTCGTCGGCGCCGCCGCTCAACTGGGTTTCCTTGCAAAGCCGGAGGGCAGGAATTTCGAACTGGCCGGGCCGCAGATCGTCGATCCCGCGATGCTCTCCGCAAGCAGCGTGATCGGCGTGCGCAAGACCGACGCGCACACGCTGCAGATGCTCGACGCAGCGATCGCTCAACTCAAGCAGAACGGCACGATAGAGCGGCTCACGCACAAATACCTGGACGCAGGGGCCAGTACGAAGTAA
- a CDS encoding bifunctional allantoicase/(S)-ureidoglycine aminohydrolase: MSRSTYYAPHGGHPAQTELLTDRAMFTEAYAVIPKGVMRDIVTSHLPFWEKTRLWVLARPLSGFAETFAQYIMEVGAGGGSEHPEQDENAEGVLFVVDGEIEVTLHGAAHVLKPGGYAFIPPGTDWSLRNRSGDTARFHWIRKHYERVEGLPLPEAFVTNEQDIEPIPMPGTDGRWVTTRFVDMNDMRHDMHVNIVTFQPGGVIPFAETHVMEHGLYVLEGKAVYRLNQDWVEVEAGDFMWLRAFCPQACYAGGPDRFRYLLYKDVNRHMKLTLNAPR; this comes from the coding sequence ATGTCACGGAGCACTTACTATGCACCTCACGGCGGTCATCCCGCCCAGACCGAACTGCTGACAGACCGCGCGATGTTTACCGAAGCGTATGCGGTCATTCCCAAAGGCGTTATGCGCGATATCGTCACCAGCCATCTGCCTTTCTGGGAGAAGACCCGCCTGTGGGTACTGGCGCGCCCGCTGTCCGGATTTGCCGAGACGTTTGCGCAGTACATCATGGAAGTCGGCGCCGGCGGCGGCAGCGAGCATCCCGAACAGGACGAGAACGCCGAAGGCGTACTCTTTGTTGTCGACGGTGAAATCGAAGTCACGCTGCACGGCGCCGCGCATGTTCTGAAGCCCGGTGGCTACGCGTTCATTCCACCCGGCACGGACTGGTCGTTGCGCAATCGCAGCGGCGACACGGCCCGTTTCCACTGGATTCGCAAGCACTATGAGCGCGTTGAGGGTCTGCCGCTGCCGGAGGCCTTCGTGACGAACGAGCAGGACATCGAGCCGATCCCCATGCCCGGCACCGACGGCCGCTGGGTGACGACGCGCTTCGTCGACATGAACGACATGCGCCACGACATGCACGTCAACATCGTCACGTTCCAGCCTGGCGGCGTGATTCCGTTCGCCGAGACCCACGTGATGGAGCACGGCCTGTATGTACTGGAAGGCAAAGCGGTTTATCGATTGAACCAGGACTGGGTCGAAGTCGAGGCCGGTGACTTCATGTGGTTGCGTGCCTTTTGCCCGCAGGCCTGCTACGCCGGCGGACCCGACCGTTTCCGCTACCTCCTGTACAAGGACGTCAACCGGCATATGAAGTTGACGCTCAACGCTCCGCGATAA
- a CDS encoding amidohydrolase family protein: MFDRVFVNAVDADGNPLNFAVREGRLAGIGPVRPQTDGAEIVDLEGHLVLPGFVDGHIHLDKSFVGDRWRPHRHVGSLRERLAIEKQELASAAPIVERADALIRQAASFGTIAMRSHVDVDATTGLTNLHAVMEAREKWRGVVDIELVAFPQAGVVSCPGTAEILDAAAREGAQVVGGIDPTTLDGDAEGQLDIVFGIAEKRGVKIDIHLHEPGQQGIDQLHRIAARTKALGLNGRVSVSHAYGLGDVAPEVADRIAAALAEAGVSIMTNAPGDRAFPPILQLRAAGVRVFTGNDNIQDAWWPYGNGDMLQRAMLVGYRSGFYTDEELRVALHMATEAGAAVLEKSGYGLKVGHEATFVVVKAPNAAAAVAAVPADRAIVRSGQFWGDASRLQFKVMTPGSGIVA, from the coding sequence ATGTTCGACCGCGTATTCGTCAATGCCGTAGACGCCGACGGCAATCCGCTCAACTTCGCTGTGCGTGAGGGCCGTTTGGCCGGCATCGGTCCGGTGCGTCCGCAGACCGACGGTGCGGAGATCGTCGATCTGGAAGGACATCTGGTGTTGCCCGGATTTGTCGATGGCCATATTCACCTCGATAAAAGCTTCGTGGGCGACCGCTGGCGTCCGCATCGGCACGTCGGGAGCCTGCGTGAGCGTCTCGCTATCGAAAAGCAGGAACTGGCAAGTGCCGCGCCTATCGTCGAGCGTGCCGACGCACTGATTCGCCAGGCCGCGTCGTTCGGCACGATTGCGATGCGCAGCCATGTCGACGTCGACGCAACGACGGGACTGACCAATCTGCATGCCGTGATGGAAGCGCGGGAGAAATGGCGCGGCGTTGTGGATATCGAACTCGTCGCGTTCCCGCAGGCGGGCGTCGTATCGTGCCCCGGCACGGCGGAAATTCTCGATGCGGCAGCCCGCGAAGGGGCACAGGTCGTGGGCGGTATCGATCCGACCACGCTGGATGGTGACGCTGAGGGTCAACTCGACATTGTCTTCGGCATTGCTGAAAAGCGCGGCGTGAAAATCGATATTCACCTCCATGAACCGGGGCAGCAAGGTATCGATCAGCTGCACCGTATTGCCGCGCGTACCAAGGCGTTGGGATTGAACGGCCGGGTCTCGGTGAGCCACGCCTACGGGCTCGGCGACGTCGCGCCCGAAGTGGCCGATCGTATAGCCGCTGCGCTTGCCGAAGCCGGTGTATCGATTATGACGAATGCTCCCGGCGATCGGGCGTTCCCGCCGATCCTGCAACTGCGCGCAGCAGGGGTGCGCGTGTTCACCGGTAACGACAACATTCAGGACGCGTGGTGGCCGTATGGCAACGGCGACATGTTGCAACGAGCCATGCTGGTTGGTTACCGCTCCGGTTTCTATACCGACGAAGAACTGCGCGTTGCGCTGCACATGGCGACGGAAGCGGGCGCTGCGGTGCTGGAGAAAAGTGGCTACGGACTGAAGGTCGGTCATGAGGCGACCTTCGTCGTGGTGAAAGCGCCGAACGCCGCGGCTGCCGTCGCTGCCGTACCGGCTGATCGGGCCATTGTCCGAAGCGGGCAATTCTGGGGCGATGCGTCCCGTCTGCAGTTCAAGGTCATGACGCCAGGATCTGGCATCGTCGCCTGA
- a CDS encoding porin, protein MKRHALLGCVLSAVALGAHASDDTSITLFGIIDQGIVYTPNQGGSRAVQMVSGTTAPTKWGLRGTEDLGGSNKALFMLSTTFSANNGTSWPSGRMFGDYAWLGLANDRLGTLKLGRQSDSMIAYLGDFSAVGSWGGTFFAHPFDNDNLWDSFLLNNAVRYESISVAGFDVGATYAFSNKAGSSSGTGSGFADNRVWEAAARYRAGPFSAALVYEQLDHPGDDGAGTLGAVDAADANFTSNGQRIYGIGIGYAFQRAELHANITRTTLSEPTSEYQSPGFDGASSMSFDNVEINAVYHLTPTFSVEGAYTYTAAKVNGSAPHWNQLGLVAEYALSHRTSVYAQGVYQRVTGDGSPFAHAQINTLSPASGDVQSVVGIGLRHFF, encoded by the coding sequence ATGAAACGACACGCACTATTGGGCTGCGTGCTGAGCGCGGTCGCGCTCGGCGCACACGCAAGCGACGACACCAGCATTACGCTATTCGGCATCATCGACCAGGGCATTGTCTATACCCCGAACCAGGGCGGCTCACGCGCGGTCCAGATGGTTAGCGGTACCACGGCGCCAACCAAATGGGGCCTGCGCGGCACCGAAGATCTCGGCGGCAGCAACAAGGCGCTGTTCATGCTGTCCACCACTTTCTCCGCTAATAACGGCACTTCGTGGCCGAGCGGCCGGATGTTTGGCGACTACGCATGGCTCGGTCTCGCGAATGACCGTCTCGGTACACTCAAACTCGGCCGTCAGTCGGATTCGATGATCGCTTATCTCGGCGACTTCTCCGCGGTCGGCAGTTGGGGCGGAACGTTCTTTGCGCACCCGTTCGACAACGACAATCTGTGGGACTCTTTCCTGCTGAACAATGCGGTGCGATACGAGAGCATCAGCGTTGCCGGATTTGACGTCGGCGCCACCTATGCATTCAGCAACAAGGCCGGGTCGAGCTCGGGAACTGGCTCGGGTTTCGCCGACAACCGCGTCTGGGAAGCCGCCGCACGCTATCGGGCCGGTCCGTTCAGTGCCGCGCTTGTCTACGAACAGCTCGACCATCCAGGCGACGACGGCGCTGGCACCCTGGGTGCGGTAGATGCGGCGGACGCGAATTTCACATCGAACGGGCAGCGCATTTATGGCATCGGTATTGGCTATGCGTTCCAGCGTGCGGAACTGCATGCCAACATCACGCGCACGACATTGTCGGAGCCCACCAGCGAGTACCAGAGCCCGGGCTTTGACGGCGCGAGTTCGATGAGCTTCGACAATGTCGAAATCAATGCGGTCTATCATCTGACGCCCACCTTCAGCGTTGAAGGTGCGTACACCTACACGGCGGCCAAAGTGAACGGCAGCGCGCCACACTGGAACCAGCTCGGGCTAGTGGCCGAGTATGCGCTGTCGCATCGCACCAGTGTCTATGCGCAAGGCGTTTATCAACGCGTCACCGGGGATGGGTCGCCGTTCGCGCACGCGCAGATCAATACGCTTTCGCCTGCCTCAGGCGACGTTCAGTCGGTAGTCGGAATCGGATTGCGGCACTTCTTCTAA